The genomic window AGCCATGCAACACCTGTGGCCGAGCCCCTTGCGGGGAACCGACGTTTCCGCCGGCGTCTCGGTCATGTCAAGCCCTGGTAAGGTTCTTCGCGTTGCGTCGAATTAAACCCCACGCTCCGCTGCTTGTGCGGGTCCCCGTCAATTCCTTTGAGTTTCAATCTTGCGATCGTACTCCCCAGGCGGAATGCTTATCGCGTTAGCTCCGGCACGGACACCTCTCGATGCCCACACCTAGCATTCATCGTTTACGGCCAGGACTACCGGGGTATCTAATCCCGTTTGCTCCCCTGGCTTTCGCGCCTCAGCGTCAGTTGCTGGCCAGCAAGTCGCCTTCGCCACCGGTGTTCTTCCCAATATCTACGCATTTCACCGCTACACCGGGAATTCCACCCTCCTCTCCTGTACTCTAGCCAAGCGGTTTCCAGCGCAATTCCTCAGTTGAGCCGAGGGATTTCACACCAGACCTGCCTAGCCGCCTACGCGCCCTTTACGCCCAGTGATTCCGAACAACGCTAGCCCCCCCCGTATTACCGCGGCTGCTGGCACGGAGTTAGCCGGGGCTTCCTTTGGAGGTACCGTCAGAGCTTCGTCCCTCCTGACAGGGCTTTACGTTCCGAAGAACTTCATCACCCACGCGGCGTCGCTGCGTCAGGCTTTCGCCCATTGCGCAAAATTCCCCACTGCTGCCTCCCGTAGGAGTCTGGACCGTGTCTCAGTTCCAGTGTGGCCGGACACCCTCTCAGGCCGGCTACCCATCGCAGCCTTGGTAGGCCATTACCCTACCAACTAGCTAATGGGACGCGGGCCCCTCCTCTAGCGCCCGAAGGCTTTGAAGTCGACTAATTATTTAGCGACTTGTTATGCGGTATTAGCCCCGCTTTCGCAGGGTTATCCCCCACCAGAGGGCAGGTTACCCACGTGTTACTCACCCGTTTGCCACTTTACTCATCCCCCGAAGGGGACTTTCACGTTCGACTTGCATGTGTTAAGCACGCCGCCAGCGTTCATTCTGAGCCAGGATCAAACTCTCCAGTTAATTTGCTGAACCGCTTGCGCGGATCATCTGCGGAAAGTTTGCAAGACTTCATGTCTTTTGTTCAGAATTGACAGGCACGCTAAACCTGGTTTTCAAAGATCAACCCGTTCGACTGCCCCTGCGGGCAATTTTTGATGCTATCAAAGTGATGATATCTTGTCAAGACCCAAAGTGTTCCTGCTTCAAGAAACACATCGCGTGTGGGTCTTTACAGGTGGTCGGAATCGGGTCTCTAAAGATCGTGTCCCAGCGGACAGGGGTGTATTATAGAGAGCTAAAATCAGAATGCAAGCTTTTTTTTCATTTTTTTTCGAGCAGCCGGCGGCCGTCCAGAAACCACCGGCCGGCGAGGATCTTCGCGATCGCCTCGGCGTAGAGCCGGTGCTCCTCGACGAGGATCCGCGCCGCCAGCTCCTCCTCGGTGTCGTCGTCGCGCACCGGCACGACGGCCTGCGCGACGATGGGGCCGCTGTCCACGCCCTCGTCGACGAAGTGGACCGTGCAGCCGCTGAAGCGCACGCCGTGCGTCAGCGCTTGCCGCTGCGCGTGCAGGCCGGGGAAAGCCGGCAGGAGCGACGGGTGGATGTTGAGGATGCGCTGCGGAAACCGCCGGATGAAACCGGGTCCCAGCACCCGCATGAAGCCCGCGAGGCACACCAGCTCCACAGCCTGCGCCTCAAGCACGTGCGCGATCGCGTCTTCGAACTCGCCCTTGGTCCGGCCTGCGCGCTCCACGCAGAACGCCGGCAAACCCAGCTCCCGCGCCCGCGCCAGTCCCGGCGCGTCGGGCTGGTCCGACACCACGCCGGCGATCACCGCGTTCAGCCGGCCCGCGGCGATGTGCCCGTGAATGGCCAGAAAATTGGAGCCCCGCCCCGAGAGCAGGATGCCCAGCCGCTTCATCGCAGGACCACCCCGCCGGCACCCGCCGTTACCGCACCGATGCGGTAGACCGCGCCCTCCGTCCCGCGCAGCATCGTCTCGACTTCGTCGGCGGCGTCCGGCGCCACGATGACCGCCATACCGATGCCCATGTTGAACACGCGGAACATCTCCGCCTCGGCCACGCGCCCCTCGCGGGCCATGAAGGTGAAAACCGGCGGCACCGGCCACGCGCCGCGGCGGATCTCCACGCTGCAGCCGGCGGGGAGGATGCGCGGGATGTTCTCCAGCAGGCCGCCGCCGGTGATGTGCGCCAGCGCCCGCACCAGGCCCCGCTCGAGGCAGGGTCCGAGCGATTTCAGGTAGCCCCGGTGCGGCCGCAGCAGCACCTCGCCCACCGTGCCGCCCAGCTCCTCGACGGGCGTCTCGGGCCAGAGCCCCAGGTGGTCGAAGAATATTTTCCGCGCCAGCGAATAACCGTTCGTGTGCAGGCCGGCTGACGGCAGGCCCAGCACGACGTCGCCGGGGCGCACCGCCGAGCCGTCGAGGATCCGCCCGCGCTCCACGACGCCCACGATGAAGCCGGCCAGGTCGTACTCGCCCGCGTCGTAGAAGTCGGGCATCTCGGCGGTCTCCCCGCCGATGAGGGCGCAGCCGAACTCGCGGCAGCCACGGACCAGTCCGTCCACCACCTGGGTCACCACCTCGGGTTTGAGGACACCGGTGGCGATGTAGTCGAGGAAGAACAGGGGCCGCGCCCCCTGGACCAGGATGTCGTTCACGCAGTGGGCCACTAGGTCGTAGCCCACCGTGTGGTGGACGCCGGTCAGAAAGGCGATCTTCAGCTTCGTGCCCACGCCGTCGGCGCTGGCCACCAGCACCGGCTCCCGCTCGGCGCCCGCGTCCAGCCGGAAGAGACCGCCGAAGAGGCCGAGCTCGCTCAGCACCTGCGGATTGAACGTGGTGCGCACCAGCTCCCGGATCCGCCGTTTGGCCTGGTTGCCGGCGTCGATGCTCACGCCGGACGCGGCGTAGGAGAGTCCGTCGGAATCGTTCATGCCGTCCTCACCCGATCGGTTTGCCGGCGGAACGGCCGGCGCGTGATCCCATTGTAACCCGGCGGCCCGTCCCTGCGCAACGCCGCCGCCCGTCGGGGCGTCTTTCCGATTGATTCATCCGCCCGTCCTCATTAGAATGATTGATCGATCGAAGGAGCCTATCCATGTCCAGCCTGCTGATCCGCGACGGTGTCCTGGTGGATCCGACCGCCGGCCTCGAGCGCCCCGGGCACCTGCTGGTGCGCGACGGGGTGATCGCCGCGATCGATCCGCGCGGCGCCGCCGCCGACCGCGTGGTCGACGCGGCCGGTGCGTACGTCCTTCCCGGCTTCGTGGACATGCACGTCCACCTGCGCGAACCGGGCTTCGAGCACAAGGAGACCATCGCCACCGGTCTGCTGGCCGCCGTGCGCGGCGGGTTCACCGCCGTGGCGCCCATGCCCAACACGCAGCCCGTCTGTGACTCGCCCCAGGTGTACAAGCTGGTGCTGGACCGCGCCGCCGCCGTCCGCCTCGCGCACGTGCACCCCATCGCCGCCATCACCACCGGGAGCCGCGGCACGGAGCTGGCCGACTTGGCCCGGCTGGCGGCGCTCGGCTGCCGCGCCTTCTCCAACGACGGGCAGCCGGTCGAGGACGCGGCCACCATGCTCCGGGCAATGGAGGTCGTGCGGCGCCTCGGCGGGGTCGTCATCGACCACTGCGAGGACAAGACCCTGTCGCGGGGCGGCGCCATGCACGCCGGCCCCGAGGCCGAGCGGTGGGGTGTCACCGGCCAGACCCCGCTGGCCGAGGAGGTGCACATCGCCCGTGACGTGCTCTTGGCCGAGGCGACCGACTGCCGCCTGCACATCCCCCACCTGTCCACGGCCCGCGGGCTGGAGCTGGTGCGCTGGGCGCGGCGGCGGGGCGTGGCCGTGACGGCGGAGGCGGCGCCGCACCATTTCTGCCTCTCCACCGCCGACATGCCGGGCCCCGATCCGAACTACAAGATGAACCCGCCGCTCCGGCCGCCGGCCGACCGCGACGCCCTGATCGGCGGACTGGCCGCCGGCGACATCGACGCCATCGCCACCGACCACGCCCCCCACGCGGACGCCGAGAAGGCCCGCGGCTTCCAGGACGCGCCTCCCGGCGTGATCGGTCTCGAAACCGCCGTCCCCCTGATCATGGACCGGCTCTACCACACCGGCCGGATGGGCATCGGACAGATCGCCCTGGCCTGCGCCGTCCTGCCGGCCCGGATCCTGGGCGCGCCGGCGCGCTCGCTCCAGCCGGGCGCCGCCGCGCACCTGACCCTGATCGACCCCGACCGGCCGACCGTCATCGCCCGGGACGGGTTCGCCTCCCGATCCCGCAACACGCCCTTCGAGGGCTGGCGGCTGCGGGGCGCCGTGCGGGCCACCATCGTCGACGGCGAGGTCCGCTATCATATTAATTGAAACCCGGGTGCGCCAGACCCGTAGAATGGGTTGAGTCGAGAGCGACATGCAGGAGTTCGAGCAGCACGCGATCAATCGTGTCCTCAACGGCGACAGCTCGGCCTACGAGGACCTGGTCAAGCGGTACGAGAAATCGATCGTCAACTACATCTACCGCTACATCATCAACTACGAAGAGGCTCTCGACATCGCCCAGGAGGTCTTTGTCAAGGCGTACTACGCGCTGGACTCGTACAACAACGCGTTTCGCTTCTCGACCTGGCTGTACCGGATCGCCCGGAACACCGCCATCGACTGGCTTCGCAAGAAGCAGTTGAACACCCGCTCTTTGGATGAATCCAGGACCTACAAGGACAAGGACGTGGCGCTGCAGGTCCCGACCGAGGACGACACCCCCGAGCAGATGATCTGCAACCGGGAGTTCATCCGGCTGTTCAACGACGCGGTCGAGTCGCTTCCGGACGAGTACCGCGAGGTGATCACGCTGCGCCACATCAACCACTGTTCGTACCTGGAGATCGCCGATATCTGCGATATCCCGATCGGCACCGTCAAGAACCGGATCTTCCGGGGGCGGGAGCTGATCCGCAAGAAACTGGAGGGCAAGGTCCTATGAACCCGGTCTGCTCGGAACTGAACATCATCCTTTATATTGAACGGGAGCTCCCCGAAGCGGAGATGCTGCGCACGGAACAGCACCTGGCCCGCTGCGCGGCGTGCCGCCGGCTCCTGCACGAGCACCGGCTGGTGCGGCTGACGCTGATCCGCGCCTCCGAGGTGGGGGTGCCCGCCGAGTTCACCGCCCGGGTCATGGCCGAGATCCCCTCGCCGTTCCACCGCTTCCTGACCACGGCCCGGGAGAAGATCCTCGTGGCCGCCGCCGCGATCACGCTGACGGTCGCCGGCGTCTTCTCCTACCTGGCCGGACAGGCCGCGCCGAACCTGGGCGGGCTGATGTCGCTCCCGTGGTGGAACCGGATCTTCGCCCAGAGCTTCAGCCTGCTGGCCGACTCCTTCCTGCTCGTGCTGTACCTGACCCGGTTCGCGCTCTCGGTCCTGCTGCTCCTCGCCGAGGGGTTCGTCTTCGGCCTGGAGGCGCTGGGCCGGCTGCTCCTGTTCTCGCCCCAGGGCCTCGGGCTCTTCCTCGCCGTGCTGGTGGTGTTCGGGCTGACGGCCGGCTGGACGTTCTGGCTGCATCGGCCGCGCACTCTGAAGTCCGTCGCGGTGGGGCGCCAATGACGGTGCGCCGCCTCTGCCTCACGCTGGCCGCCCTCCTGCTGCTCGCCGCCGCCGCCGGCGCCGCGGACGCGCCGGCGCCCATCACCGTTCCGCCGGGCGAGACCGCGCCGGACATCATCGTCTCCTTCTCCACCCCCGTGGTCATTGACGGCACCGCCGCCGACGGCGTCTTCGTCGCCGGCGCCGATCTCACCATCAACGGCACCGTCGCGGGCGACGTGGCGGTGATGGGCGGCCGCCTCGTCATCCCGGCCGGCGGCACCGTGCGAGGTAAGGTGTTCCTGGTGGGCAGCACGTCCGCGGTCGATCCGTCCTGCAGGATCGAGGGGAAGATCTTCACCATGCCGTTCCTCGGCGGGGAAGCCCAGGCCATGTTCTCCAACCCGGCCGGCTACCTGTTGTCGGTCCAGTACGATTTCGGCTTCATCGCCAAGCGGGTGTTCTTCCTCCTGTTCTGGTTTCTGCTCGCCATCACCCTGGCCAAGCTGTTCCCGGCCCACGTGAGCTTCGCCATCACCCGCCTCAAGACCGATCCGGGCTACACCGCCGGACTGGGAGTGGTCACCATCGCCGGCGGCGCCGTGCTGCTCATGGTGGCGCTGGCGCTGTCCGTGATCTTCATCGGGATCCCCATCGTGGTGCTCCTGCTGCTGGGCCTGTTCGCCGCCTGGGCCTTCGGGATGGTGATCCTGTTCTACGCGGCGGGCGACAAGCTCCTGCGGCTGCTGCGTCGCACCGCCCCGTCGCCGCTGGCGTCGCTGGTGACGGCGACGCTGCTCTGGACGGCGATCAAGTTCCTGCCGGGCCTGTCGCTGGTGGTGAGCCTGGCGGCGCTCGTGTTCAGCCTCGGAATCACCGTGGCCACGCGCTTCGGCACGGGCGTGCCGTGGTTCCGCCGCCACCGCAAGCCGGTCGCCCGCCCCGCCGGCGCCCGGCCGGCCTGAGAGCCATGCCGCATCCGCGCGTCCTCGTCCCCCTGCGCCAGAACCTGGGCTCGGACGACCTCTATCTCGGCCGCGATTACGCCGCGGCGCTCCACGCGGCGGGGCTCGATCCCGTGTACGTCCCCCTCATCCCCGATCCGGCTTATCTGAACCGCCTGGCCGGCGCCGCGGAGGGCATCCTGCTGTCGGGGTCCAACTCCGACGTGGATCCCGCCTGGTACGGTGAGGCGCCTGCACCGGGGCTGGGTCCGGTGCAGCCGCTCC from Acidobacteriota bacterium includes these protein-coding regions:
- a CDS encoding phosphoribosylglycinamide formyltransferase produces the protein MKRLGILLSGRGSNFLAIHGHIAAGRLNAVIAGVVSDQPDAPGLARARELGLPAFCVERAGRTKGEFEDAIAHVLEAQAVELVCLAGFMRVLGPGFIRRFPQRILNIHPSLLPAFPGLHAQRQALTHGVRFSGCTVHFVDEGVDSGPIVAQAVVPVRDDDTEEELAARILVEEHRLYAEAIAKILAGRWFLDGRRLLEKK
- a CDS encoding phosphoribosylformylglycinamidine cyclo-ligase, which codes for MNDSDGLSYAASGVSIDAGNQAKRRIRELVRTTFNPQVLSELGLFGGLFRLDAGAEREPVLVASADGVGTKLKIAFLTGVHHTVGYDLVAHCVNDILVQGARPLFFLDYIATGVLKPEVVTQVVDGLVRGCREFGCALIGGETAEMPDFYDAGEYDLAGFIVGVVERGRILDGSAVRPGDVVLGLPSAGLHTNGYSLARKIFFDHLGLWPETPVEELGGTVGEVLLRPHRGYLKSLGPCLERGLVRALAHITGGGLLENIPRILPAGCSVEIRRGAWPVPPVFTFMAREGRVAEAEMFRVFNMGIGMAVIVAPDAADEVETMLRGTEGAVYRIGAVTAGAGGVVLR
- a CDS encoding dihydroorotase, with amino-acid sequence MSSLLIRDGVLVDPTAGLERPGHLLVRDGVIAAIDPRGAAADRVVDAAGAYVLPGFVDMHVHLREPGFEHKETIATGLLAAVRGGFTAVAPMPNTQPVCDSPQVYKLVLDRAAAVRLAHVHPIAAITTGSRGTELADLARLAALGCRAFSNDGQPVEDAATMLRAMEVVRRLGGVVIDHCEDKTLSRGGAMHAGPEAERWGVTGQTPLAEEVHIARDVLLAEATDCRLHIPHLSTARGLELVRWARRRGVAVTAEAAPHHFCLSTADMPGPDPNYKMNPPLRPPADRDALIGGLAAGDIDAIATDHAPHADAEKARGFQDAPPGVIGLETAVPLIMDRLYHTGRMGIGQIALACAVLPARILGAPARSLQPGAAAHLTLIDPDRPTVIARDGFASRSRNTPFEGWRLRGAVRATIVDGEVRYHIN
- a CDS encoding sigma-70 family RNA polymerase sigma factor encodes the protein MQEFEQHAINRVLNGDSSAYEDLVKRYEKSIVNYIYRYIINYEEALDIAQEVFVKAYYALDSYNNAFRFSTWLYRIARNTAIDWLRKKQLNTRSLDESRTYKDKDVALQVPTEDDTPEQMICNREFIRLFNDAVESLPDEYREVITLRHINHCSYLEIADICDIPIGTVKNRIFRGRELIRKKLEGKVL